The genomic window GCTTGTAATTTTCAATCTTCTCCACTTGTAAATGCAAAGTGTAGAAAAGCCTTTCTCCTTGAGACCTTGAAGATGACATGTCCACAAGAACAAACCTATCTTCTTCTAACCCACTTAAAACATTAGATATCGAAAAGTTATGAATCTTGGACGATGAGATTTGGACCATCACTTCGTTGTCACCAAGCCTAGTCGCAGAAACGGTCGAGATATAATTCGCGACGGCCTTTGGTGGCTGCTTAACGTAACATTCAGTGTTTCTTTGACCTGAAATTTGCACCAAGagctcttccttcttttttattaGCTTCTTCACTTGCTCTTGCAGCTCTGGTATGTACTTCAAGCTTCGAGAAACCGTCGCAGGAATGCTTAGCTTCTTCTGcaagaaaggaaagaaaaaaggtttaacgcagtattcttcttctaaattGTATAGATGCATAAACTATAACGGGTCTAATCAATGAGTCGGAGTAGCTTCTTACCGATTGGCCAGAGGCAGGAAGACATGAACGGAGAGATGAGAACAAAGAGTTAATTTTCCTGCGACGGTCACGCTCACTAGCATTGTGATTAAGCTTCTTGACGACCACCGGATTGTTGTCTATTTCATTTCCCTCCGACGAAACAGAAACACCAAAGCTATTCTGATGTTGAGTCACCGCTGTAACAGCTCCATAAGTCTCCTCCGGTACcggaaaatcaagaaacccGCCGTTGTTGAGGATATCTCCGGCGAGGTAGTAGCTGTCGTACTCTCCCGTTGATGGCCACCCAAAGTTTGGAAACAATGGAGGTACTAATGCACACATTTTTGCTTACTAAGGACAAGTATTGTAGATTCTGTTTTCTCTAGATGCTTGGAAGCTGCTTTGGTTAGGATTGTTCTGAACTTAGGTAGAATATTA from Arabidopsis thaliana chromosome 3, partial sequence includes these protein-coding regions:
- the bHLH39 gene encoding basic helix-loop-helix (bHLH) DNA-binding superfamily protein (BHLH039; FUNCTIONS IN: DNA binding, sequence-specific DNA binding transcription factor activity; INVOLVED IN: regulation of transcription; LOCATED IN: nucleus; EXPRESSED IN: 7 plant structures; EXPRESSED DURING: LP.06 six leaves visible, LP.04 four leaves visible, LP.10 ten leaves visible, LP.08 eight leaves visible, LP.12 twelve leaves visible; CONTAINS InterPro DOMAIN/s: Achaete-scute transcription factor related (InterPro:IPR015660), Helix-loop-helix DNA-binding domain (InterPro:IPR001092), Helix-loop-helix DNA-binding (InterPro:IPR011598); BEST Arabidopsis thaliana protein match is: basic helix-loop-helix (bHLH) DNA-binding superfamily protein (TAIR:AT3G56970.1); Has 485 Blast hits to 485 proteins in 65 species: Archae - 0; Bacteria - 0; Metazoa - 76; Fungi - 7; Plants - 402; Viruses - 0; Other Eukaryotes - 0 (source: NCBI BLink).) — translated: MCALVPPLFPNFGWPSTGEYDSYYLAGDILNNGGFLDFPVPEETYGAVTAVTQHQNSFGVSVSSEGNEIDNNPVVVKKLNHNASERDRRRKINSLFSSLRSCLPASGQSKKLSIPATVSRSLKYIPELQEQVKKLIKKKEELLVQISGQRNTECYVKQPPKAVANYISTVSATRLGDNEVMVQISSSKIHNFSISNVLSGLEEDRFVLVDMSSSRSQGERLFYTLHLQVEKIENYKLNCEELSQRMLYLYEECGNSYI